Proteins from a single region of Primulina tabacum isolate GXHZ01 chromosome 5, ASM2559414v2, whole genome shotgun sequence:
- the LOC142545972 gene encoding protein ABA AND ROS SENSITIVE 1, which produces MDVQAKRKALFRAKLNAQKQEKQRIDSPLIRYDEHDQPVCRVCDVVIKSESLWPAHQASRKHNEAIDKLKASAAALNQVSSSKPEPELPKSKPESHGELLEKSKPSVALPKNRPSMPPPGFFDNHEPKRRKNERDSGKLRDRESHKESVAAKSQIVEPFVLASGIDNVSAMAPYESEHDPEFQSSKDLRRGSKIAVGIEDKQVRGALPEGFFDDKDSDLRARGITPVKPDVKDEYKEFEKLIQDDLQEIDNRLEEEEFDAAETIEEAESVEQRSYRDRVEILRRKKMELKVSKPVAQVRDPKVAFEDSIRENSSSDEENDENFTVDWRAKRL; this is translated from the exons ATGGATGTGCAAGCAAAGAGGAAAGCCTTGTTTCGAGCCAAACTGAATGCACAGAAGCAGGAGAAGCAGCGCATCGATTCTCCTCTCATTAG GTACGATGAACATGATCAACCAGTATGCAGGGTTTGTGATGTTGTCATCAAGTCCGAGTCCCTATGGCCTGCACACCAAGCTTCTCGTAAACATAATGAG GCTATTGACAAACTCAAAGCTAGTGCAGCTGCACTAAATCAGGTCAGTAGCTCCAAACCTGAACCTGAGTTGCCGAAGTCTAAACCTGAGTCTCACGGAGAGTTGCTGGAGAAATCTAAACCATCAGTTGCATTGCCTAAGAATCGACCATCTATGCCCCCTCCTGGTTTTTTTGATAATCATGAGCCAAAAAGGCGGAAAAATG AAAGGGATTCGGGAAAGTTGAGAGACCGTGAGTCACACAAAGAATCGGTTGCTGCAAAAAGTCAAATAGTGGAGCCATTTGTCCTAGCTAGTGGGATAGACAATGTATCAgctatggctccgtatgagagTGAACACGATCCTGAATTTCAATCTTCCAAAGATTTAAGGCGGGGTTCAAAAATAGCTGTTGGCATTGAAGACAAACAAGTCAGAGGAGCTCTTCCTGAAGGGTTTTTTGATGACAAAGATTCTGATTTACGTGCACGAGGCATTACTCCTGTGAAGCCAGATGTCAA GGATGAATACAAGGAGTTCGAAAAGTTAATCCAAGATGATTTGCAGGAGATAGACAATCGTTTGGAAGAAGAAGAG TTTGATGCTGCCGAGACGATCGAAGAGGCAGAATCTGTAGAACAAAG GTCTTATAGGGATAGGGTGGAAATATTGAGAAGGAAGAAAATGGAGCTTAAAGTTTCTAAGCCTGTTGCTCAAGTTAGAGATCCCAAAGTTGCATTTGAGGATTCTATTCGGGAAAATTCATCAAGTGATGAAGAAAACGATGAGAACTTCACAGTCGATTGGAGAGCA